The Hippoglossus hippoglossus isolate fHipHip1 chromosome 2, fHipHip1.pri, whole genome shotgun sequence genome includes a region encoding these proteins:
- the LOC117777309 gene encoding vascular endothelial growth factor C-like, protein MWIPALLLWVLNISNLCSGQDYMDYYQTEDMGTVAPVLSDDQPSLDTVTTMDQLLQLLYPEYSLLQHCLRKKSWHASSSPSFSATSASPMAYSNDEDLWGQPREEALYKYDKALEVILEEMKRTSCQPREVCVEVSKEYPESTSQMYLPPCVALHRCGGCCTEGHYCANTSHSLVNKTLMEVIPPTMKYSVVMAAFVNHTSCECLPKRPLHSIIRRAATHHLCSPPDVPCASVSLWDPVNCVCVSSHVINFSERETDIVDTGLLALCGPNRVLQESTCDCICRNGLTEDSCDPGWKLDHNTCECQCEGQGEGKWCPAGQRWDEDLCGCVCAADCPGNHPLNPDTCLCQCRESSHSCLRQGKKFNPNTCSCYRLPCRKSKGDCSPGFYYSLKVCQCIPDYMRPEWK, encoded by the exons ATGTGGATACCAGCTTTGCTCCTATGGGTGCTTAACATTAGCAATTTGTGCTCAGGACAAGACTATATGGACTATTACCAAACTGAAGACATGGGCACCGTG GCTCCTGTGTTGTCAGATGACCAGCCCAGCTTGGACACAGTAACAACTATGGATCAGCTATTACAGCTTCTGTACCCAGAATACAGTTTGCTTCAGCACTGCCTGAGGAAGAAGTCTTGGCACGCCTCCTCGTCCCCCTCTTTTTCAGCCACCTCAGCGAGCCCTATGGCTTACTCTAACGATGAAGATCTTTGGGGTCAGCCAAGGGAGGAGGCTCTTTACAAATATGACAAGGCTTTGGAAG tCATCCTAGAGGAGATGAAACGGACTTCGTGCCAACCCAGAGAGGTGTGTGTTGAGGTCTCAAAAGAATACCCAGAATCCACCAGTCAGATGTACCTCCCTCCATGTGTGGCGCTGCATCGGTGCGGTGGATGCTGCACCGAGGGCCATTACTGCGCCAATACAAGTCACTCACTTGTAAACAAGACC TTGATGGAAGTTATCCCTCCCACTATGAAATACTCCGTCGTCATGGCAGCCTTCGTCAACCACACTTCGTGCGAATGCCTCCCCAAGCGACCGCTCCACTCCATCATAAGGCGAGCCGCAACACATCACCT GTGTTCCCCTCCTGACGTTCCCTGTGCCTCAGTGTCATTGTGGGATCCagtgaattgtgtgtgtgtctcttcacaTGTCATAAACttctctgagagagagacag ATATTGTGGACACCGGTCTTCTGGCTCTCTGTGGGCCCAACAGGGTTCTGCAGGAATCCACCTGTGATTGCATCTGTCGAAATGGACTGACCGAGGACAGCTGTGACCCAGGCTGGAAACTGGACCACAACACCT GTGAATGCCAGTGTGAAGGTCAAGGTGAAGGGAAGTGGTGCCCTGCTGGCCAGCGGTGGGATGAAGACCTGTGTGGCTGCGTCTGTGCGGCAGATTGTCCTGGAAATCATCCCCTCAACCCTGACACCTGCCTGTGTCAGTGCAGAGAGAGTTCACACTCATGTCTGCGGCAGGGCAAGAAGTTCAACCCCAACACCTGCAG TTGTTACAGGTTGCCGTGCAGAAAGTCCAAAGGTGATTGCTCGCCGGGGTTTTACTACAGCCTCAAGGTCTGCCAGTGCATCCCCGACTACATGAGGCCTGAGTGGAAATAA
- the LOC117777316 gene encoding trace amine-associated receptor 13c-like → MEDAGAPPLCFPSLNSSCRRLLLRPRSETALLYTLLASVSLLTVTLNLLVIISISHFRQLHTPTNSLLLSLAVSDLVVGLLAMPIEGLRHMETCWLLGGLMCALTPYLSYCLLSASLGNMVLISIDRYLAICDPLLYSSKITLNRVKVFICLCWASSLLYNGLILMDHLAWPDRYSSCHGECVVVISFISGIVDLFVTFVGPCTLMVVLYIRVFVVAISQVRLIQSHAAATNARSRLTARISERKAAKTLGIVIAVFLMCFCPYYYPSLAGQDTSNSLSYFAILSWVMLMNSCMNPLIYALFYPWFRKSIKLIITLKILQPRSKEVKILST, encoded by the coding sequence aTGGAAGATGCTGGGGCCCCCCCGCTCTGCTTCCCCAGCCTGAACTCCTCCTGcaggcggctgctgctgcggcccCGCTCCGAGACCGCTCTCCTCTACACGCTGCTGgcctccgtctctctgctcaCTGTGACACTCAACCTGCTCgtcatcatctccatctctcactTCAGGCAGCTCCACACCCCGACCAACTCCCTGCTCCTGTCCCTGGCCGTGTCCGACCTGGTGGTGGGGCTGCTGGCGATGCCCATCGAGGGCCTGCGTCACATGGAGACGTGTTGGCTGCTGGGGGGGCTGATGTGCGCTCTGACTCCTTATCTGTCCTACTGtctgctctctgcctctttggGCAACATGGTGCTCATCTCTATAGACCGCTACCTGGCCATCTGCGATCCACTGCTCTATTCCTCCAAGATCACACTGAACAGGGTTAAagtgtttatctgtctgtgctGGGCCAGCTCTCTTCTCTATAATGGGCTGATTCTGATGGACCACTTAGCGTGGCCGGACAGATACAGCTCCTGTCATGGAGAGTGTGTGGTGGTCATTAGCTTCATCTCAGGAATTGTTGATCTCTTCGTCACCTTTGTCGGGCCCTGTACCCTCATGGTGGTTCTGTACATACGGGTGTTTGTGGTTGCCATTTCTCAAGTGCGTTTAATTCAGTCACACGCTGCTGCTACTAATGCGAGATCACGTTTAACTGCTAGAATATCAGAGAGGAAAGCAGCCAAAACTCTTGGGATTGTGATTGCTGTGTTTCTAATGTGCTTCTGCCCGTATTACTATCCCTCTCTCGCGGGTCAGGACACCTCCAATAGCTTGTCTTACTTTGCAATTCTGTCTTGGGTCATGTTAATGAACTCCTGCATGAACCCTCTGATTTACGCCCTGTTCTACCCGTGGTTTAGAAAATCTATCAAACTTATCATAACGCTTAAGATACTGCAGCCTCGCTCAAAGGAAGTCAAGATCCTATCGACATAG
- the LOC117777322 gene encoding trace amine-associated receptor 13c-like: MEDAGAPPLCFPSLNSSCRRLLRPRHETALLYTLLASVSLLTVTLNLLVIISISHFRQLHTPTNSLLLSLAVSDLVVGLLAMPIEGLRHMETCWLLGRLMCALTPYLSYCLLSASLGNMVLISIDRYLAICDPLLYSSKITLNRVKVFICLCWACSLLYNGLVLMGHLAWPDRYNSCHGECVVVINHISGTLDLFFSFIGPCTVMVVLYMRVFVVAVSQVRVIRLQTVTVTPTAKKSERKAATTLGIVIAVFLMCFCPYYYPALAGEDTSTSLSYYAVLSWIMLINSCVNPLIYALFYPWFRKAIKLIFTLRILQAQSRELKVL, encoded by the coding sequence ATGGAAGATGCTGGGGCCCCCCCGCTCTGCTTCCCCAGCCTGAACTCCTCCTGCAGGCGGCTGCTGCGGCCCCGCCACGAGACCGCTCTCCTCTACACTCTCCTGgcctccgtctctctgctcaCTGTGACACTCAACCTGCTCgtcatcatctccatctctcactTCAGGCAGCTCCACACCCCGACCAACTCCCTGCTCCTGTCCCTGGCCGTGTCCGACCTGGTGGTGGGGCTGCTGGCGATGCCCATCGAGGGCCTGCGTCACATGGAGACGTGTTGGCTGCTGGGGAGGCTGATGTGCGCTCTGACTCCTTATCTGTCCTACTGtctgctctctgcctctttggGCAACATGGTGCTCATCTCTATAGACCGCTACCTGGCCATCTGCGACCCACTGCTCTATTCCTCCAAGATCACACTGAACAGGGTTAAagtgtttatctgtctgtgctGGGCCTGCTCTCTTCTCTATAATGGTTTGGTTTTGATGGGACACTTGGCGTGGCCGGACAGATACAACTCCTGCCACGGGGAGTGCGTGGTGGTCATTAACCACATCTCAGGCACGTTAGATCTCTTCTTCTCGTTCATCGGGCCCTGTACCGTCATGGTGGTCCTGTACATGAGGGTGTTTGTGGTTGCCGTCTCTCAGGTGCGCGTCATTCGGCTGCAGACTGTCACTGTAACTCCAACTGCTAAAAAGTCAGAGAGGAAGGCTGCCACCACTCTGGGCATTGTGATAGCTGTGTTTCTAATGTGCTTCTGCCCGTATTACTATCCCGCCCTGGCAGGCGAGGACACCTCCACCAGCTTGTCCTACTACGCCGTGTTGTCATGGATCATGCTGATCAACTCCTGTGTAAATCCTTTAATCTACGCCCTGTTCTACCCCTGGTTTAGAAAAGCTATCAAACTCATTTTCACCCTCAGAATACTGCAGGCTCAGTCGCGGGAGCTCAAGGTGCTGTGA